From Acidobacteriota bacterium:
CGCGAAGGCGGAAATGATGACCGCGCAACGGCTGGACCAACCCCAGGTCGCCGGGGAGTTTCTGGTCAGCAGGCTGCAGCGGGAGAGCCGGGAGATCTTCGGATTCATGAGCCTCGACGGCCGTCACCGCTTACTGGGCATCCATGAACTGAGCCTCGGCACCCGTACCCAGGCGCCGGTGGACGGCGCGGAGCTGTTTCGCATGGCCTTGCTCGACCGCGCGAGCGGCGTCCTGCTCTTTCACAACCATCCGTCGGGGGATCTGGATCCGAGCCGCGACGATCTCGACCTCACCCGGCGCCTGGTCAAGGGAGGAAACCTCGTCGGGGTGGCGGTGCACGACCACCTGATCGTTGCCTCGAGCCGATGGCTGTCGCTGAGATCCGTGCGGGCAGAGCTTTTCGCCAGCTGAGAGGAGCTGGCTTGCACTTGACTTTCGAGGCGCGAGAGGAGAGGATTCGGGCGCTGGAAAAGGTATAAGTTCTTCGGAGGCAACAACATGAAACGATTTCTCATTCTCATTACCTTGCTCGTCGCGATCTCGGCAATGCCGGCGGCGGCCGGCAGCGTCGAAAGCTACGGCAAAGGTGTGACCCTCGACGAGGCGGTTCCGATCGATACGTTGATCGCTAACGCCCAGGACTATGTCGGCCGCAAGGTTCGGGTGGACGGCGTGATCACCGGAGTCTGCAAAAAGCGGGGTTGCTGGATGCAGGTGACCAATCCGAAGAGCGGCAACGGCGTGCGGATCAAGGTCGAGGACGGCGTGATCGTCTTTCCCTACACCTCGATGGGTCATGAGGCCCAGGCCGAGGGGGTTTTCGAGGCCATCAAGCTGACTCCGGAGGAGATCGAGGCGCGCACGGCGGCGGCGCACGGCCACGAACCGGGAGAGGACTGTGACAAGGACGGCCCCAAGCGCGACGGTACCGGCGCCGGCTGCGACGCGCCGGCGGTCGACGAATACGTCTATCTGATCCGGGGCACCGGAGCCGTCATCAAGGGCTGACGGGCTGAGGACTTGAAGCTCCGC
This genomic window contains:
- a CDS encoding DUF4920 domain-containing protein, producing the protein MKRFLILITLLVAISAMPAAAGSVESYGKGVTLDEAVPIDTLIANAQDYVGRKVRVDGVITGVCKKRGCWMQVTNPKSGNGVRIKVEDGVIVFPYTSMGHEAQAEGVFEAIKLTPEEIEARTAAAHGHEPGEDCDKDGPKRDGTGAGCDAPAVDEYVYLIRGTGAVIKG
- the radC gene encoding DNA repair protein RadC, encoding MTQSIREMEPSQRPRERLFEFGSRSLSDAELLAVLLRTGRRGRSAVVEAHGLLADAGGLAGVARLDRRELAARPGFGPAKVASLLAAIELGQRFAKAEMMTAQRLDQPQVAGEFLVSRLQRESREIFGFMSLDGRHRLLGIHELSLGTRTQAPVDGAELFRMALLDRASGVLLFHNHPSGDLDPSRDDLDLTRRLVKGGNLVGVAVHDHLIVASSRWLSLRSVRAELFAS